The proteins below come from a single Falco rusticolus isolate bFalRus1 chromosome 8, bFalRus1.pri, whole genome shotgun sequence genomic window:
- the PANK3 gene encoding pantothenate kinase 3 isoform X2: MPFNLDDPYPLLVVNIGSGVSILSVHSKDNYKRVTGTSLGGGTFLGLCSLLTGCESFEEALEMASKGDSTHADKLVRDIYGGDYERFGLPGWAVASSFGNMIYKEKRESVSKEDLARAILVTITNNIGSIARMCAVNEKINRVVFVGNFLRVNTLSMKLLAYALDYWSKGQLKALFLEHEGYFGAVGALLGLPNFS; this comes from the exons ATGCCTTTTAACCTGGATGATCCATACCCGTTGCTGGTTGTTAACATTGGTTCAGGAGTCAGTATTTTATCAGTCCATTCCAAAGACAACTATAAAAGAGTAACTGGAACAAG tCTAGGTGGAGGGACCTTTCTTGGTTTATGCAGTTTGTTGACGGGCTGTGAAAGTTTTGAAGAAGCTCTGGAAATGGCATCCAAAGGAGACAGCACACATGCTGACAAACTGGTTCGAGATATTTATGGAGGAGACTATGAAAGATTTGGCTTGCCAGGATGGGCTGTAGCATCCAG TTTTGGGAATATGATCTacaaagagaagagagagtcTGTTAGCAAAGAAGATCTTGCAAGAGCCATATTGGTCACCATCACCAATAACATTGGATCTATTGCCCGGATGTGTGCAGTAAATGAG aaaataaacagagttGTGTTTGTTGGCAATTTCTTACGTGTGAATACTTTGTCAATGAAGCTTCTTGCATATGCACTGGATTATTGGTCAAAAGGGCAGCTGAAGGCCTTGTTCCTAGAACATGAG GGATACTTTGGAGCTGTTGGTGCTCTTCTTGGTCTGCCAAATTTCAGTTGA
- the PANK3 gene encoding pantothenate kinase 3 isoform X1: protein MKIKDAKKPSFPWFGMDIGGTLVKLAYFEPIDITAEEEQEEVESLKSIRKYLTSNVAYGSTGIRDVHLELKDLTIFARRGNLHFIRFPTHDLPTFIQMGRNKNFSTLHTVLCATGGGAYKFEEDFRTIGNLQLHKLDELDCLVKGLLYIDSVSFNGQAECYYFENASDPERCQKMPFNLDDPYPLLVVNIGSGVSILSVHSKDNYKRVTGTSLGGGTFLGLCSLLTGCESFEEALEMASKGDSTHADKLVRDIYGGDYERFGLPGWAVASSFGNMIYKEKRESVSKEDLARAILVTITNNIGSIARMCAVNEKINRVVFVGNFLRVNTLSMKLLAYALDYWSKGQLKALFLEHEGYFGAVGALLGLPNFS, encoded by the exons CTTTTCCATGGTTTGGCATGGACATTGGGGGAACTTTGGTGAAACTTGCATACTTTGAACCTATTGATATCACTGcggaggaggagcaggaggaagttGAAAGCTTGAAGAGCATCCGCAAATACCTGACTTCCAATGTAGCCTATGGATCCACTGGCATTCGAGATGTCCACCTTGAGCTGAAAGACTTAACAATTTTTGCTCGAAGAGGAAACTTGCACTTTATTCGGTTCCCAACTCATGATTTGCCTACTTTTATccaaatgggaagaaataaaaacttctcAACACTACATACGGTGCTCTGTGCCACTGGTGGTGGCGCTTACAAGTTTGAAGAAGACTTTCGCACA ATTGGAAACCTCCAGCTGCACAAACTGGATGAGCTTGACTGCCTTGTCAAAGGCTTATTGTATATAGACTCTGTCAGCTTCAATGGCCAGGCAGAGTgctattattttgaaaatgcctCAGATCCTGAGAGATGCCAAAAGATGCCTTTTAACCTGGATGATCCATACCCGTTGCTGGTTGTTAACATTGGTTCAGGAGTCAGTATTTTATCAGTCCATTCCAAAGACAACTATAAAAGAGTAACTGGAACAAG tCTAGGTGGAGGGACCTTTCTTGGTTTATGCAGTTTGTTGACGGGCTGTGAAAGTTTTGAAGAAGCTCTGGAAATGGCATCCAAAGGAGACAGCACACATGCTGACAAACTGGTTCGAGATATTTATGGAGGAGACTATGAAAGATTTGGCTTGCCAGGATGGGCTGTAGCATCCAG TTTTGGGAATATGATCTacaaagagaagagagagtcTGTTAGCAAAGAAGATCTTGCAAGAGCCATATTGGTCACCATCACCAATAACATTGGATCTATTGCCCGGATGTGTGCAGTAAATGAG aaaataaacagagttGTGTTTGTTGGCAATTTCTTACGTGTGAATACTTTGTCAATGAAGCTTCTTGCATATGCACTGGATTATTGGTCAAAAGGGCAGCTGAAGGCCTTGTTCCTAGAACATGAG GGATACTTTGGAGCTGTTGGTGCTCTTCTTGGTCTGCCAAATTTCAGTTGA